In Capsicum annuum cultivar UCD-10X-F1 chromosome 11, UCD10Xv1.1, whole genome shotgun sequence, one genomic interval encodes:
- the LOC107846625 gene encoding auxin-responsive protein SAUR68-like: MARRWQKFAAMQRKKMSFTRNGSDADSCSTPSPSIVRKGNFVMYKIDQTCFAIPLDYLENEVIRQLIILSEEEFGLSNAGPITGLCNSSFMDYIILLTKKGVAAGDLHKVLLLSVPSCCCSSDKCQMK, encoded by the coding sequence ATGGCTAGGAGATGGCAGAAGTTTGCAGCCATGCAGAGGAAGAAAATGTCATTTACAAGAAATGGTAGTGATGCAGACAGTTGTAGTACGCCTTCACCCTCAATAGTCAGAAAAGGTAATTTTGTAatgtataaaattgatcaaacgTGCTTCGCGATTCCCTTGGATTATCTTGAAAATGAGGTCATCAGACAACTTATAATCTTATCCGAAGAAGAGTTTGGCCTGTCAAATGCTGGCCCCATTACAGGACTCTGCAATTCATCCTTCATGGACTATATTATTTTGCTTACCAAGAAAGGTGTAGCTGCAGGAGATCTTCACAAGGTGTTGCTCCTCTCAGTTCCTTCGTGTTGCTGTTCTTCAGACAAGTGCCAAatgaaatga